Genomic window (Rosa chinensis cultivar Old Blush chromosome 6, RchiOBHm-V2, whole genome shotgun sequence):
gaattgtaatttgagttccgctccctatataaggagctttagcttcccttagaaggcattcgaagaaAAAGGCATTAGTTCTATATTCGAAAATCTCTAAGATCAGCATAtctcagtagcagtagcagtccgTCTGTGGACACAGTGTGCTTTCTATTACAAGTAAGTGTTTGTAAATCAGTTATGAGTAGCTAAAACAGCTtctagctgtttgcccaagagtgaggctctgggttctgtatctgtatttatgtttgaataaataaattcagtttgtgcccagtactctgtcacaaaaatattttactGTTTTTGCATCTATGTTTTGGTAGCAGTAGCAGTCAGTAAGCAGTAGCAGTCTTTCTATAAAAAATGACCCCTATCAtactaaggcagcagtgattccgccctggtagtagccgcttagacaggaagtcgttaggtgaaattgtggcatgttgaaggctagtccttaggctgatactgtgttagtttggaaaagaaataggctgatactgtgtacTGTAGCTGATACTATAAAAAGGAGAATAGTGtctgtccttaattgtatagtggaaaaggttgtggacttagttgtcaaaaaatatgttgtctggTAGTGCTTTGTAGTTAACCCTTAAAAATATTAATCTTTCAGGATGCCAGAAGCTCGGGGGACCGGATAAAAGTGTGCGGGAGTTGGATTTTTTGCCGGCAAATGTTGCAAGTATAACTCCTGTAACAGAATTACCATCATCGGTCTTCAGCATTTCAGATCATGTTAAAGATTCAAGTTCTCATGGATATGAAGTCATTCAAGAATCATTGTTCGAGTTTTTGCCTTCTGGATTGATGCAAATGGCGTATGAAGAGCCAACGAGTTTCCGGTTGTCTTTATCTGGTCTGGGTAATTTAACAGATCTGAACATAAGTGACTGCAATCTTGATGACAGAGCATTTGTCAACAACTTTGGCTGGTTGCCCTGTTTAGTGGCATTAAATCTGAgtggaaatgattttattaagCTTCCTCCAACCATCAGATGGCTTAATAAGCTTGAGAACGTTAACTTGGAGAACTGCAAAAGACTTGAAGACTTGTCAAATCTTCCATCAAATAGTAAGTTGGATGTAAGAGCTGATGGTTGCTCTTCATTGAGAATTTTGTTTGACATATCCAATTACAACAGACTGGAGGAATCATATTTCAGTTTCATCAACTGCTTTAAGCTAAATGAAGACCGAGGCCGCAGTAATATAGCATTTGAAATGCTGAAGATAGTCCTTCATCAGGTGCTTCCTCATTTATTCAAGTCATCGATCAAgtgtttgtgtttttccttttttggtaCATTATCATTCTAATTTTTATATATGTCTCAGGCTATCTCCACCACAAAGGAAACATTTCAAATTGTATTTCCTGGAAGTGAAATTCCTCGGTGGTTCAAACATCAAAGCCGTAAGGATTCATTGGGTGTATGCATACTACCTCCACGTCCATATTCCAGTAGGTTTATGGGATTTGCCTTGTGTGCTGTTTTTGTACTCAATGATGAGCGCCATCAGGTTGATGAACTTGAGATCCATCACTTCAAGACTTTTAAAGCTACGCATAATCTAGTCTGTTACCTGAAACTCAATGGAAAAGAATTAGAAGTATGTGGCAGGCAGCCGGCCTTTCGGTTTAGTGAAGAATTTTGCCAGGTTGAGTCTGATCACCGTTGGGTATTCTATGTATCCTCGGATAAATACTTTGGTATTGAAGAGCATGACAGATGCTCTCAGATTGAACTGTTATTTGAAGCCAGAGGGCCAGGTTTGAAGGTGAAGGTGTGCGGGCTCCGTTTGATATTTGAACAAGATGTGCACGAGTTGATGAAGGGATGTAGACACACACAAGCTTACGGACGGCACGGATACGTACGGAGATATGAATGTGATTGTTGGGTGGATGGCTATTTATATTCTATATAGCTTAGAATTGTACTCTCCACTGAATCACTGATAGTATAATTATGGTGCTTGAAATGATAGGGAAATGAATTGTATTCAGAAAATTCAGAATGATTTCCTGTCCATCTTTTTGTTTATTACTtgatttttgagatttgaaTAAAAGTTGCTGTGTGTCCGGAACAGGACTTTTTGTTCACCGACCTCTACCCAGAAACGACCATGTCATGATGCTGTGAGTTGGTAACAAGACGCTGTCGTTTGCTTTTCTTTACATTTCATATGATAGAAGTGTTTCAGTCTCAACTGTGCTAGTTGCAAGGCAATGC
Coding sequences:
- the LOC112170680 gene encoding disease resistance protein RPV1-like isoform X2 gives rise to the protein MESLKTLILSGCSNIKKIPEFSRNMECLSELCLDRTAIEKLPDSIQYLCGLSFLDLSNCKNLFCLPSTINRLTSLKNINLSGCQKLGGPDKSVRELDFLPANVASITPVTELPSSVFSISDHVKDSSSHGYEVIQESLFEFLPSGLMQMAYEEPTSFRLSLSGLGNLTDLNISDCNLDDRAFVNNFGWLPCLVALNLSGNDFIKLPPTIRWLNKLENVNLENCKRLEDLSNLPSNSKLDVRADGCSSLRILFDISNYNRLEESYFSFINCFKLNEDRGRSNIAFEMLKIVLHQAISTTKETFQIVFPGSEIPRWFKHQSRKDSLGVCILPPRPYSSRFMGFALCAVFVLNDERHQVDELEIHHFKTFKATHNLVCYLKLNGKELEVCGRQPAFRFSEEFCQVESDHRWVFYVSSDKYFGIEEHDRCSQIELLFEARGPGLKVKVCGLRLIFEQDVHELMKGCRHTQAYGRHGYVRRYECDCWVDGYLYSI
- the LOC112170680 gene encoding disease resistance-like protein DSC1 isoform X1, encoding MSSTPSSSSTPPRRWKYDVFLSFRGEDTRLNFVDHLYAALGQKGIVTFRDDKSLERGKSISSELLKAIEESKFALVILSPNYASSSWCLDELLKIIQCREEMGQQVMPVFYQVDPSHVRKNKGYFLQAFTEHEEVHWENRDKVRKWRAALTGVANLSGWDLRNMHEAKAIKSIVKDILNKSQYSSTSVYKGMVGMDVRVDDLLRNHIRPHFDDVSMIGIHGMRGIGCQKLGGPDKSVRELDFLPANVASITPVTELPSSVFSISDHVKDSSSHGYEVIQESLFEFLPSGLMQMAYEEPTSFRLSLSGLGNLTDLNISDCNLDDRAFVNNFGWLPCLVALNLSGNDFIKLPPTIRWLNKLENVNLENCKRLEDLSNLPSNSKLDVRADGCSSLRILFDISNYNRLEESYFSFINCFKLNEDRGRSNIAFEMLKIVLHQAISTTKETFQIVFPGSEIPRWFKHQSRKDSLGVCILPPRPYSSRFMGFALCAVFVLNDERHQVDELEIHHFKTFKATHNLVCYLKLNGKELEVCGRQPAFRFSEEFCQVESDHRWVFYVSSDKYFGIEEHDRCSQIELLFEARGPGLKVKVCGLRLIFEQDVHELMKGCRHTQAYGRHGYVRRYECDCWVDGYLYSI